The genomic region CCCGACGGGAGGCGCGTGAGGGTCCTCGGCTCGCTATTGATATCACAACCCGAGAACCGCATCCCAAAGCGAAGGAAGAAAGGGAAGTGACCGGTCTACCGGTTAACCCCATCGAGGTATAAATATGGAAGTAAAGGCAAAAGACATCGGACTAAACGTCCAGGCACCAGCGTCGGCCTGTACCGATCCGCACTGCCCGTTCCACGGCCACCTGAGCGTCAGGGGCCAGATACTGGACGGCGTGGTCGTATCGGCTAAGATGGATAAGACCGTCGTAGTGCAGCGCGAATACCTAAAGCGCAACAACAAATATGATAGGTATGAGAAGAGGAGGTCAAAGATTCACGCCCACAACCCTCCGTGCATTAACGCAAAGGAGGGCGACAAGGTCGTAATAGCGGAGTGCAGGCCTCTCTCGAAGACTAAGACGTTTGTCGTAGTGGAGGTGTCGAGATGAGGGCGATAAAGGCAAAGGTGCCGCGCTCGATACACACCGCCACCCGGCTGGACGTGGCGGATAATACGGGCGCAAGGCTCGTCGAGGTCATATCC from Methanocella conradii HZ254 harbors:
- a CDS encoding 30S ribosomal protein S17, which gives rise to MEVKAKDIGLNVQAPASACTDPHCPFHGHLSVRGQILDGVVVSAKMDKTVVVQREYLKRNNKYDRYEKRRSKIHAHNPPCINAKEGDKVVIAECRPLSKTKTFVVVEVSR